From the Mycoplasmatota bacterium genome, one window contains:
- a CDS encoding TldD/PmbA family protein, with protein sequence MKLAMTSKYLTQQKNVVKELVDRLSKKFEFVSVLGVDTNGKNFRVNRSGTSIEDSMWTERGFLVRVYQNEMYSEYAFNKISVEKLDTIEKEIILKTKVSENVKRSPYVKLIKYPLLEEEEVVGSFIKNKDIETEKLDHQLIVDKLNSIKDNAFKKSDLLVNVIVGFEQVNISKIYISNRKNLEQSYTWGNAVLAPIARKGQENKYFYEGFSSLNPMELLDQLESNYEEVVNKSLALLDAEKVTPGVYDIICEPDITGLIAHEAFGHGVEMDMFVKNRAKAVEYIEKPVASELVTMHDGAASAEDVSSYAFDDEGVLAQDTVVIDRGILKTGISDVISALRLNKKPSGNGKRQSYHRKAYSRMTNTFFDGGKDKLEDMIKSIEFGYLITGMMSGMEDPKNWGIQCVAMMGEEIKDGKLTGKYVSPVIMTGYVPDLLKSISMMSEKVELFGTGVCGKGHKELVKASDGGPYIKARVRLG encoded by the coding sequence ATTAAGTTGGCAATGACATCTAAATATTTAACACAACAAAAAAATGTTGTGAAAGAATTAGTTGACAGACTGTCAAAAAAGTTTGAATTTGTATCTGTTCTTGGTGTAGATACAAACGGAAAAAATTTTCGTGTAAATCGTAGTGGAACATCAATTGAAGATTCGATGTGGACAGAGAGAGGATTTTTAGTAAGAGTTTATCAAAATGAAATGTATAGTGAGTATGCATTTAATAAAATTTCAGTTGAGAAATTGGATACTATTGAAAAAGAAATAATTCTTAAAACTAAAGTTTCTGAAAATGTAAAAAGAAGTCCGTATGTAAAATTAATTAAATATCCACTTTTAGAAGAAGAAGAAGTCGTTGGTTCATTTATTAAAAACAAAGATATTGAAACCGAAAAATTAGATCATCAATTAATTGTGGATAAGTTAAATTCAATCAAGGACAATGCATTTAAAAAATCTGATCTATTGGTAAATGTTATTGTAGGATTTGAACAAGTAAATATTTCGAAAATATATATTTCAAACAGAAAGAATCTTGAACAATCTTATACATGGGGAAATGCTGTATTAGCACCGATCGCTAGAAAAGGTCAGGAAAACAAATACTTCTATGAAGGATTCTCTAGTTTAAATCCAATGGAATTATTGGATCAATTAGAGTCAAATTATGAAGAAGTAGTTAATAAATCTTTAGCGTTATTAGATGCTGAAAAAGTAACACCAGGTGTCTACGATATTATTTGTGAACCTGATATTACAGGGTTAATTGCTCATGAAGCTTTTGGACATGGTGTAGAAATGGATATGTTTGTTAAGAACAGAGCGAAAGCCGTTGAATATATTGAAAAACCTGTAGCATCAGAACTTGTAACAATGCATGACGGTGCAGCTAGTGCAGAAGATGTTTCATCTTATGCATTTGATGATGAAGGTGTATTAGCACAGGATACAGTTGTTATTGACAGGGGGATATTAAAGACAGGAATTTCAGATGTAATTTCTGCATTAAGATTAAATAAAAAGCCTAGTGGAAATGGTAAAAGACAATCATACCATAGAAAAGCTTATTCAAGAATGACAAATACTTTTTTTGATGGTGGAAAAGATAAGTTAGAAGATATGATAAAATCCATTGAATTTGGTTATTTAATTACTGGAATGATGAGTGGAATGGAAGATCCTAAAAACTGGGGTATTCAGTGTGTTGCTATGATGGGTGAAGAAATAAAAGATGGGAAATTAACTGGAAAATACGTATCACCAGTTATTATGACTGGATATGTACCAGATTTATTAAAATCAATTTCTATGATGTCAGAAAAAGTGGAGTTGTTTGGAACAGGAGTATGTGGAAAAGGTCATAAAGAATTGGTTAAGGCTTCAGATGGGGGTCCATACATTAAAGCGAGGGTGAGATTAGGATGA
- a CDS encoding MerR family transcriptional regulator: MLINCISKRCGVSIDTLRYYDKIGLLSPSRRNKIRDYSEEDVEILDTIIAMKNMLFSLEEIKNILDLDYQIDQQMKNQQIDYKVCKVLLTELNNKYEAMIKKESDIKKIKGQLKHLISKINDLITREVNEDGQ; this comes from the coding sequence ATGTTAATCAATTGTATTTCTAAAAGATGTGGTGTATCTATTGATACTTTACGATATTATGATAAAATAGGTCTCCTTAGCCCTAGTAGAAGAAATAAAATTAGGGATTATTCGGAAGAGGATGTTGAAATACTAGATACAATAATTGCGATGAAAAACATGTTATTTAGTTTAGAAGAAATTAAAAATATATTGGATTTAGATTATCAGATTGACCAACAAATGAAAAACCAACAGATTGATTATAAGGTATGTAAAGTTTTATTAACTGAACTTAATAATAAATATGAAGCAATGATAAAAAAAGAATCTGATATTAAAAAAATTAAAGGACAATTGAAACACTTAATATCTAAAATAAATGATTTAATTACTAGAGAGGTGAATGAAGATGGTCAGTAA
- a CDS encoding GNAT family N-acetyltransferase, with amino-acid sequence MSVVKKIPSEDIKNFVMLYSNAYPGMLINTNEEIEKRVSYFTKIQNDSSSENFYGLYREGQLLGGMLLHDFKMNFHNKIMNVGGLGSVAVEFLHKKEKVAKELVEAYLRHYKDRNANLALLYPFRPDFYMNMGFGYGTKMNQYRLEPGSFPKSSLRKNVCFLDESDKKNIIDCYNYYVYNHHGMIELKERESENMFKNPNLKVVGYKINQKLEGFMFFSFKPDKSNFLQNDMVIHRLVYNTRDALKGMFSFLYSQLDQIRHVFINTQEESLYHILQNPMNDSNQIIPPVYHETNTQGVGLMYRVIDTKGLFMDLKEFNFNHVSCLLKLSIHDNFVEENNKSLYIEFIDGYAQVTNEKEFDVEISMNIAEFSSLIMGVVSFKSLYDYSLADISDISYLEKINKLFAFSEKPICMTGF; translated from the coding sequence ATGAGTGTTGTTAAGAAAATTCCATCAGAAGATATAAAGAATTTTGTAATGCTTTATAGCAATGCATATCCTGGGATGTTAATTAATACTAATGAAGAGATAGAAAAGAGGGTAAGCTATTTTACTAAAATTCAAAATGATTCTTCAAGTGAAAATTTTTATGGTTTATATCGTGAAGGACAGCTACTTGGGGGGATGTTATTACATGATTTTAAAATGAATTTTCACAACAAAATAATGAATGTAGGTGGATTAGGTTCAGTAGCGGTTGAATTTTTACATAAAAAAGAAAAAGTCGCCAAAGAATTAGTTGAAGCTTATTTAAGACATTATAAAGATAGAAATGCGAATCTTGCTTTACTGTATCCTTTTCGTCCTGATTTTTACATGAATATGGGATTTGGATATGGAACGAAAATGAATCAATATAGGCTTGAACCAGGAAGTTTTCCAAAAAGTTCTTTAAGAAAAAATGTTTGTTTCTTAGATGAAAGTGATAAAAAGAATATTATCGATTGTTATAATTATTATGTTTATAATCATCATGGAATGATTGAACTGAAAGAACGTGAATCAGAGAATATGTTTAAAAATCCTAATTTAAAGGTGGTTGGTTATAAAATTAATCAAAAATTAGAAGGATTTATGTTTTTTAGTTTTAAACCAGATAAAAGTAATTTTTTACAAAATGATATGGTTATTCACAGATTAGTTTATAACACTAGAGATGCGTTAAAAGGTATGTTTTCATTTTTGTATTCTCAGCTTGATCAGATAAGACATGTTTTCATTAATACCCAAGAAGAGTCACTATATCATATCTTACAGAATCCAATGAATGATTCTAATCAAATCATTCCTCCTGTCTACCATGAAACAAATACGCAGGGTGTAGGATTAATGTATCGGGTGATTGATACAAAAGGTTTATTTATGGATTTAAAAGAGTTTAACTTTAATCATGTATCTTGCTTGTTAAAATTATCTATACATGATAATTTTGTGGAAGAAAATAATAAATCACTGTATATTGAATTCATTGATGGTTATGCACAAGTTACAAATGAAAAAGAATTTGATGTAGAGATATCGATGAATATAGCTGAGTTTTCATCATTAATCATGGGGGTTGTAAGTTTTAAATCCCTATATGATTACTCATTAGCCGATATTTCAGATATTAGTTATTTAGAAAAAATCAATAAATTATTTGCATTCTCTGAAAAACCAATCTGTATGACAGGTTTTTAA
- a CDS encoding aldo/keto reductase encodes MVSNLPISKIGYGCYALSGAYGNQMSHSEKMTLINQAYDLGITYYDTASSYDDTESILGETLKSKRHNVTFASKVGMDGVKANLTKQGIIKSCENSLKNLKTDYIDIYQVHYNDPNTPISETIAGFEQLKKDGKIRYYGIGHLPIYETIEYLKNGNVSTILAEMSAISLFRYRELEPLLSNYDFRMVAFSVTGRGMLSGKITTDTKFDKDDIRSIDPLFKRNKLKFGINIANNLKLIGEKHHKTAVQMAIAWVLQKKGILTALIGPTKYEHLKENTEILNHQLSNKTMNDIEIMLEKEQKLLDKCLKDDVECILNQSMCTNYNQLYEDLVYVLEYCIENNELSSELGIKLFEKLLINKKVKNYSIKALESVKKEIQDNRIIKI; translated from the coding sequence ATGGTCAGTAATTTACCGATATCTAAAATAGGGTATGGATGTTATGCATTAAGTGGTGCTTATGGTAATCAGATGAGTCATTCAGAAAAGATGACATTAATCAATCAAGCGTATGACTTAGGAATCACTTATTATGATACAGCAAGTAGTTATGATGATACAGAAAGTATATTAGGAGAAACATTAAAAAGCAAAAGGCATAATGTTACTTTTGCTTCAAAAGTTGGAATGGATGGCGTAAAAGCTAATTTAACTAAACAAGGTATTATTAAATCATGTGAAAATAGTTTGAAAAATTTAAAAACAGATTATATTGATATATATCAAGTTCATTATAATGACCCTAATACACCTATTAGTGAAACGATTGCTGGGTTTGAGCAATTAAAAAAAGATGGAAAAATTCGATATTATGGCATTGGTCACTTACCAATATATGAAACGATTGAATATTTAAAAAACGGTAATGTATCAACCATACTAGCAGAAATGAGTGCAATCTCATTGTTTCGTTATCGGGAGTTAGAACCGTTGTTATCTAATTATGACTTTAGGATGGTTGCATTTAGCGTAACAGGAAGAGGAATGCTCTCAGGAAAAATTACTACTGATACGAAATTTGATAAAGATGATATAAGGTCAATTGATCCCTTGTTTAAACGAAACAAATTGAAGTTTGGTATTAATATTGCTAACAATCTTAAATTAATCGGAGAAAAGCATCATAAAACAGCTGTACAGATGGCAATCGCTTGGGTTTTACAAAAAAAAGGAATTCTTACTGCTTTAATAGGACCTACTAAATATGAACATTTGAAAGAAAATACAGAAATATTAAATCATCAATTGAGTAATAAAACCATGAATGATATAGAGATCATGCTTGAAAAAGAACAAAAATTATTAGACAAATGTTTAAAAGATGATGTAGAATGTATCTTGAATCAATCGATGTGCACAAACTATAATCAATTGTATGAGGATTTAGTTTATGTGTTAGAATACTGTATTGAGAATAATGAATTATCATCTGAATTAGGGATTAAACTATTTGAGAAGTTATTAATCAATAAAAAAGTGAAAAATTATTCGATAAAGGCATTAGAAAGTGTAAAAAAAGAGATTCAAGATAATAGAATAATAAAAATATAA
- a CDS encoding TldD/PmbA family protein yields MRLDRLIEILNNSESINGWKLEETNQKSYELYYIRRDLEMNRAKNIHNIRLTVYKDFDIDGVEYKGSSVTKLHPTMTEEEIIQAINNAAYASQFAKVLYYPLVKPSEEKLEVIESNFKEKPIEEYLSAIVEAIFKVDVYEKGSINSTEIFITKLKTRLVNSCGIDYSSEKYLGTVEFITNWKEEKEEIELFQHIDFGDMDSEKLTQEVKEMLEMSRARAISKSTPALGKHRVILSGESVKQMMEYYYNQSATGYVYEKFSTAKIGESIQGDEIKGDKLSITLKPCLSGSIHSAVFDNDGVILKEVNIIKDGIIKSLWGNQRYSYYLDLKPTGVIRNMEVMCGKKSIKELKKDPYLEVVSFSSFQLDDFTGYFGGEIRLGWYYDGNEIIPVSGGSISGNIKDKHGEMYLSSEKISINEYLGPKHMVINDVTVAGN; encoded by the coding sequence ATGAGGTTAGATCGATTAATAGAAATTTTAAATAATAGTGAAAGTATAAATGGATGGAAATTAGAAGAAACTAATCAAAAATCATATGAATTGTATTATATTAGACGAGATTTAGAAATGAACCGAGCAAAAAACATACATAATATTCGGTTAACTGTATATAAAGACTTTGATATAGATGGTGTTGAATATAAGGGAAGCTCTGTAACTAAATTACATCCTACGATGACTGAAGAAGAAATCATTCAAGCAATTAATAATGCTGCTTATGCTTCTCAATTTGCCAAGGTGCTTTATTATCCACTTGTAAAACCAAGTGAAGAAAAATTAGAAGTGATTGAAAGTAATTTTAAAGAAAAACCAATTGAAGAATATTTATCTGCAATAGTGGAAGCTATTTTTAAAGTGGATGTTTATGAAAAAGGATCAATTAATTCAACTGAAATATTTATCACTAAACTGAAAACACGACTAGTAAATTCATGTGGAATTGATTATTCATCTGAAAAATATTTAGGAACAGTTGAGTTTATTACCAATTGGAAAGAAGAAAAAGAAGAAATAGAATTATTCCAACATATTGATTTTGGTGATATGGATAGTGAGAAGTTAACTCAGGAAGTTAAAGAGATGCTAGAAATGAGTAGAGCTAGAGCAATTTCAAAATCAACACCTGCTTTAGGAAAACATCGAGTGATTTTATCAGGAGAATCAGTAAAACAAATGATGGAGTACTACTACAACCAATCTGCTACAGGATATGTTTATGAGAAGTTTTCAACAGCTAAAATAGGTGAAAGTATTCAAGGTGATGAAATTAAAGGTGACAAACTATCGATAACACTAAAACCTTGTTTAAGTGGATCGATACACTCAGCAGTTTTTGATAATGATGGTGTAATATTAAAAGAAGTTAATATTATTAAAGATGGAATAATAAAAAGTTTATGGGGTAATCAAAGATATTCTTATTATTTAGATTTAAAGCCAACTGGAGTTATTCGTAATATGGAAGTAATGTGTGGTAAAAAATCAATTAAGGAATTAAAGAAAGATCCTTATTTAGAAGTAGTATCTTTTTCTAGTTTCCAATTAGATGATTTTACAGGTTATTTTGGTGGTGAAATCAGATTAGGTTGGTATTATGATGGTAATGAAATCATACCAGTATCTGGTGGTTCTATTTCTGGAAATATAAAAGATAAACATGGTGAAATGTATTTATCTTCAGAAAAAATATCTATTAATGAATATTTAGGACCAAAACACATGGTAATAAATGATGTTACGGTTGCAGGAAATTAA
- the rluF gene encoding 23S rRNA pseudouridine(2604) synthase RluF: MRINKYISESGICSRREADRLIENKRVKINGQIAEIGSQVSENDRIEVDGKIIERKDRSIYIALNKPVGITSTTDRSIEGNIVDFINHKERIFHIGRLDKDSEGLILMTNNGDIVNEILRAENNHEKEYIVTVNKKITDEFIINMSKGVRILGTTTKPCKVSKLNDRIFKIIITQGLNRQIRRMCQVFNYKVVKLQRVRIMNIHLGNLKIGEWRYLTPEELHELMNLLK; encoded by the coding sequence ATGCGAATAAATAAATACATTAGTGAATCTGGTATTTGTTCTAGAAGAGAAGCAGATAGATTAATAGAAAACAAGAGGGTAAAAATTAATGGACAAATTGCGGAAATTGGGAGTCAAGTCTCTGAAAATGATAGAATAGAAGTAGATGGTAAGATAATTGAGCGAAAAGATAGATCTATTTACATAGCCTTAAATAAGCCAGTTGGTATAACAAGTACAACAGATCGTTCAATAGAGGGGAATATTGTTGACTTCATTAATCATAAAGAAAGGATATTTCATATTGGGCGATTAGATAAAGATTCAGAAGGGCTTATTTTAATGACTAATAATGGAGACATTGTTAATGAAATCTTACGTGCTGAAAACAATCATGAAAAAGAATATATCGTAACAGTCAATAAAAAAATTACTGATGAATTCATAATAAACATGTCAAAAGGAGTAAGAATTCTAGGAACAACAACAAAACCATGTAAAGTAAGTAAATTAAATGATCGAATATTCAAAATAATAATTACACAAGGTTTAAATAGACAAATCAGGCGTATGTGCCAAGTATTTAATTATAAAGTTGTAAAACTACAAAGAGTAAGAATCATGAATATTCACCTTGGTAATTTAAAAATAGGAGAGTGGCGGTATTTAACACCTGAAGAATTACATGAATTGATGAATTTATTAAAATAA